From one Pseudomonas fluorescens genomic stretch:
- a CDS encoding LysR substrate-binding domain-containing protein: MKRQMNGQMYVWLHVFSCAARHLSFTRCAEELHITPGAVSQQIRQLEERLGFRLFLRRARGVELSAEGQRLAQTVGEAYGSIDAELRRLDAGEIRGTLRLRSIPSFLAKWLTPRLPRLQQRYPDIQLRLVAEDSSQALHEGDFDLAIDLNDGSYPGMHSTPLLDEQIFPVCAPSLLRGRPPLHGPADLAHYPLLHDITAWRGSSEYAEWEFYLEGIGAHGLDVRRGHTFNRNHLTIEAAIAGIGVAIARRTLLNDELERGTLIVPFGLPIANHKRYVLLYPPGGLAHPGARAVHDWLVEEAEGFRALHASS; this comes from the coding sequence ATGAAGCGGCAAATGAATGGCCAGATGTATGTCTGGCTGCATGTGTTTTCCTGCGCGGCGCGGCACCTGTCGTTCACCCGCTGCGCCGAGGAACTGCACATCACCCCAGGCGCGGTCAGCCAGCAGATCCGCCAACTCGAAGAGCGCCTGGGCTTTCGCCTGTTCCTGCGCCGCGCCCGTGGCGTGGAGCTCAGCGCCGAGGGCCAGCGCCTGGCACAAACCGTGGGCGAAGCCTATGGCAGCATCGATGCCGAGCTGCGCCGTCTGGACGCCGGCGAGATCCGTGGCACCCTGCGCCTGCGCTCGATCCCATCGTTTCTGGCCAAGTGGCTGACCCCGCGCCTGCCGCGCCTGCAGCAACGCTACCCGGACATCCAGCTGCGCCTGGTCGCCGAAGACAGCAGCCAGGCCCTGCACGAGGGCGACTTCGACCTGGCCATCGACCTCAACGATGGCAGCTACCCCGGCATGCACTCGACACCGCTGCTCGACGAGCAGATCTTCCCGGTCTGCGCCCCTTCGCTGCTGCGCGGCCGGCCACCGCTGCATGGGCCGGCGGATCTGGCGCATTATCCGTTGCTGCACGACATCACCGCCTGGCGCGGCAGTTCGGAATACGCCGAGTGGGAGTTCTACCTGGAGGGAATCGGCGCCCACGGCCTGGATGTACGCCGCGGGCACACCTTCAACCGCAACCACCTGACCATCGAGGCGGCGATTGCCGGCATCGGCGTGGCGATTGCCCGGCGCACGCTGCTCAATGACGAGCTGGAACGTGGCACCCTGATCGTGCCGTTCGGCCTGCCGATCGCCAATCACAAGCGTTATGTGCTGCTGTACCCGCCAGGTGGCCTGGCCCACCCCGGTGCCCGCGCGGTGCATGACTGGCTGGTAGAAGAAGCCGAAGGCTTTCGCGCCTTGCATGCCAGCAGCTGA
- a CDS encoding L-serine ammonia-lyase, producing the protein MAISVFDLFKIGIGPSSSHTVGPMRAAATFAQALREQGLLAQVSRVEVRLYGSLSATGVGHATDRACLLGLMGEWPDQIDPQSIEPLITQLQQSQVLMLDGTQAIPFDCAHDLLLLDESLPYHPNAMTLEASSATGALLQHTYYSVGGGFIVEASQVGEAGNSAEQVQLPYDFDSAAQLLALCKQHNLRVSQLMMANELAWREEAEVRRGLLKLWAAMRECVDNGLRNEGILPGGLKVKRRAAKLHRSLQELGKPNVIGSTLSAMEWVNLFALAVNEENAAGGRMVTAPTNGAAGIIPAVLHYYMKFNPDACDNDVVDFLLSAAAVGILCKKNASISGAEVGCQGEVGSACSMAAAGLAEVLGATPMQLENAAEIALEHNLGLTCDPVGGLVQVPCIERNAIAAVKAINAVQMALRGDGEHFISLDRVIRTMRDTGADMHANYKETSRGGLAVAFVEC; encoded by the coding sequence ATGGCTATCAGTGTTTTCGACCTTTTCAAGATTGGCATCGGCCCCTCCAGCTCTCATACCGTAGGCCCGATGCGGGCGGCTGCTACCTTTGCCCAGGCCCTGCGCGAGCAAGGCTTGTTGGCGCAGGTGAGCCGGGTGGAGGTTCGTCTGTATGGCTCGTTGTCCGCCACTGGCGTCGGCCATGCCACGGACCGTGCCTGCCTGCTCGGGCTGATGGGCGAGTGGCCCGACCAGATCGACCCGCAGAGCATCGAGCCGCTGATCACACAACTGCAGCAAAGCCAGGTGCTGATGCTCGATGGCACGCAGGCGATCCCGTTCGACTGCGCCCACGACCTGCTGCTGCTCGATGAAAGCCTGCCGTATCACCCCAACGCCATGACCCTGGAAGCCAGCAGTGCGACCGGTGCGTTGCTGCAGCACACCTATTATTCGGTCGGTGGCGGTTTTATCGTCGAGGCCTCGCAGGTAGGTGAGGCGGGCAACAGCGCCGAGCAGGTGCAACTGCCTTATGACTTCGACAGCGCCGCGCAACTGCTGGCGCTGTGCAAGCAGCATAACTTGCGGGTCAGCCAGCTGATGATGGCCAACGAATTGGCCTGGCGCGAGGAAGCCGAGGTGCGCCGCGGCTTGCTCAAACTGTGGGCGGCGATGCGTGAGTGCGTCGACAACGGCCTGCGCAACGAGGGCATCTTGCCGGGCGGGCTCAAGGTCAAGCGCCGCGCCGCCAAGCTGCACCGCAGCCTGCAGGAGCTGGGCAAACCCAACGTCATCGGCTCGACCCTGAGCGCCATGGAGTGGGTCAACCTGTTCGCCCTGGCGGTCAACGAAGAAAACGCCGCCGGCGGGCGCATGGTCACCGCGCCGACCAATGGCGCGGCGGGGATCATCCCGGCGGTGCTGCATTACTACATGAAGTTCAACCCCGACGCCTGCGACAACGACGTCGTCGACTTCCTCCTCAGCGCTGCCGCCGTAGGCATCCTGTGCAAGAAGAACGCCTCGATCTCCGGAGCCGAAGTCGGCTGCCAGGGCGAGGTCGGTTCGGCCTGTTCCATGGCTGCGGCCGGGCTTGCCGAAGTGCTCGGGGCGACGCCGATGCAGCTGGAGAACGCCGCCGAAATCGCCCTGGAACACAACCTCGGCCTGACCTGCGACCCGGTTGGCGGCCTGGTTCAGGTGCCGTGTATCGAGCGCAACGCAATTGCCGCGGTCAAGGCCATCAATGCCGTGCAGATGGCCTTGCGTGGCGATGGCGAGCACTTCATTTCCCTTGACCGGGTGATCCGCACCATGCGCGACACCGGCGCCGACATGCATGCCAACTACAAGGAGACATCGCGCGGCGGCCTGGCGGTCGCCTTCGTCGAGTGTTGA
- a CDS encoding serine/threonine transporter has product MTDVNSTTTVRVESAAPAQSRAWSRHDTTWVLGLYGTAIGAGTLFLPINAGVGGFWPLLVLAVLAFPMTFYAHRGLTRFVLSGKRGASEDITEVVEEHFGVGAGKLITLLYFFAIFPILLVYSVALTNTLGNFMEHQLHMTPPPRALLALLLICGLMIIVRSGQGIIVKVMSLLVYPFVAALLLLALSLIPNWNGAFFAQASEGMPLELFFKTLWLAIPVMVFSFNHSPIISAFAVDQKHRYGEQADAKSGKILASAHVMMVLTVMFFCFSCVLALSPADLAAAKQQNISILSYLANHFQTPVIAFVAPLIALVAITKSFLGHYIGASEGFQGMIVKTLRSRGKQVSSKRLEQMTALFMVITCWAVATLNPSILGMIENLGGPIIACLLFLMPMYAIHKVPSLRKYSGKVSNVFVVLIGLITLSAILFSFFA; this is encoded by the coding sequence ATGACTGATGTAAATAGCACCACGACCGTTCGTGTGGAATCGGCTGCGCCTGCGCAAAGCCGCGCCTGGAGCCGTCACGACACCACCTGGGTTCTGGGCCTGTATGGCACTGCCATCGGCGCCGGTACCCTGTTCCTGCCGATCAACGCCGGGGTAGGGGGCTTCTGGCCGCTGCTGGTACTGGCCGTACTTGCCTTCCCGATGACCTTCTACGCCCACCGCGGCCTGACCCGCTTCGTGCTTTCGGGCAAGCGCGGCGCCAGTGAAGACATCACCGAAGTGGTCGAAGAGCACTTCGGCGTCGGTGCCGGCAAGCTGATCACCCTGCTGTACTTTTTCGCCATCTTCCCGATCCTGCTGGTGTACAGCGTCGCCCTGACCAACACCCTGGGCAACTTCATGGAACACCAGTTGCACATGACCCCGCCACCGCGGGCGCTGCTGGCCTTGTTGCTGATCTGCGGCCTGATGATCATCGTGCGCAGCGGCCAGGGCATCATCGTCAAGGTCATGAGCCTGCTGGTCTATCCCTTCGTTGCCGCGCTGTTGCTGCTGGCCCTGAGCCTGATCCCCAACTGGAACGGCGCATTCTTCGCCCAAGCCAGCGAAGGCATGCCCCTTGAGCTGTTCTTCAAGACCCTGTGGCTGGCTATCCCGGTGATGGTGTTCTCGTTCAACCACTCGCCGATCATCTCCGCCTTTGCCGTTGACCAGAAGCACCGCTATGGCGAGCAGGCCGACGCCAAGAGCGGCAAGATCCTCGCCAGCGCCCATGTGATGATGGTGCTGACGGTGATGTTCTTCTGCTTCAGCTGTGTATTGGCGCTGTCGCCGGCAGATCTGGCCGCCGCCAAGCAACAGAACATCTCGATCCTGTCGTACCTGGCCAACCACTTCCAGACCCCGGTGATCGCCTTCGTCGCGCCGCTGATCGCACTGGTAGCAATCACCAAGTCGTTCCTGGGCCACTACATCGGTGCCAGCGAAGGCTTCCAGGGCATGATCGTGAAAACCCTGCGCAGCCGTGGCAAGCAGGTGTCGAGCAAGCGCCTGGAGCAGATGACCGCGCTATTCATGGTCATCACCTGCTGGGCCGTGGCGACCCTGAACCCGAGCATCCTCGGCATGATCGAGAACCTTGGCGGGCCGATCATCGCCTGCCTGCTGTTCCTGATGCCGATGTACGCCATCCACAAGGTGCCGTCGCTGCGCAAATACTCGGGCAAGGTCTCCAACGTGTTCGTGGTGCTGATCGGCTTGATTACCCTGTCGGCGATTCTGTTCTCGTTCTTCGCCTGA